In Miscanthus floridulus cultivar M001 chromosome 5, ASM1932011v1, whole genome shotgun sequence, one genomic interval encodes:
- the LOC136453541 gene encoding laccase-8-like: protein MARAAKLLALLIAALFTAATMANAAVVEHTFNVGGMGISQLCMNSVIYTVNQQMPGPTIEVNEGDTLVVHVVNGSPYPVSIHWHGIFQLRSGWADGANMITQCPIQPSAKFTYVFNITGQEGTLWWHAHASMLRATIYGALIIKPRGYPFPKPYAEIPILLGEWWNKNVDDVETDGLLTGLGPVMSDAFTINGFTGEQPSCRGAGAYQVEVEPGKTYLLRIINAAVNAELFFKVAGHAFTVVAADASYTNPHPTDVIVIAPGQTVDALMTASAAPGRYLMAAHAFESKTVANPPPFDNTTATAVVRYKGVPDYAPAAMPALPPYNDVATAGRFYWSLTGLVRAGDPVVPRTVDHSLVVAFGLDQAPCAPEQTKCQGFAVVASMNRYSFRFPDKVSLLEAFFRGVPNVYSEDFPGAPPPVPAPRKVTSVRKVNFNDVVEVVLQSQEFSSALGTENHPIHLHGFNFFVLAQGLGRFDPSMKSKYNLVNPQVRNTIAVPAGGWAVIRFTADNPGIWFMHCHLDAHLPLGLALVFEVLDGPAPNLLPPPPADFPKCH from the exons ATGGCGCGGGCAGCCAAGCTGCTGGCGCTGCTCATTGCGGCGTTGTTCACGGCGGCGACGATGGCGAACGCGGCGGTCGTGGAGCACACCTTCAAT GTCGGCGGCATGggcatctcgcagctgtgcatgaacAGCGTGATATACACGGTGAACCAGCAGATGCCGGGACCGACCATCGAGGTTAACGAAGGCGACACTCTCGTCGTCCACGTCGTCAACGGATCGCCGTACCCAGTGTCGATCCATTG GCACGGCATCTTTCAGCTGCGGAGCGGGTGGGCCGACGGCGCCAACATGATCACGCAGTGCCCGATACAGCCTTCCGCCAAGTTCACCTATGTGTTCAACATCACCGGGCAGGAGGGCACGCTGTGGTGGCACGCGCACGCCTCCATGCTCCGGGCCACCATCTACGGCGCGCTCATCATCAAGCCCAGGGGCTACCCGTTCCCCAAGCCCTACGCCGAGATCCCCATCCTGCTAG GCGAGTGGTGGAACAAAAATGTGGACGACGTGGAGACCGATGGGCTCTTGACCGGCCTTGGCCCGGTGATGTCCGACGCCTTCACCATCAACGGCTTCACGGGCGAGCAGCCGTCTTGCAGAG GCGCCGGCGCGTACCAAGTGGAGGTGGAGCCAGGCAAGACGTACCTCCTCCGCATCATCAACGCTGCAGTCAATGCCGAGCTGTTCTTCAAGGTGGCCGGCCACGCCTTCACCGTGGTGGCCGCCGACGCCAGCTACACCAACCCGCACCCCACCGACGTGATCGTCATCGCGCCGGGCCAGACCGTGGACGCGCTCATGACCGCGTCGGCCGCGCCGGGGCGCTACCTCATGGCGGCGCACGCGTTCGAGAGCAAGACCGTGGCCAACCCGCCGCCGTTCGACAACACCACGGCCACGGCCGTCGTCCGGTACAAGGGAGTGCCGGACTACGCCCCCGCGGCCATGCCGGCGCTGCCGCCGTACAACGACGTCGCTACCGCCGGCAGGTTCTACTGGTCCTTGACCGGCCTCGTCCGGGCGGGCGACCCCGTCGTGCCGAGGACCGTCGACCACAGCCTGGTCGTCGCGTTCGGGCTGGACCAGGCGCCGTGCGCGCCGGAGCAGACCAAGTGCCAGGGGTTCGCGGTCGTCGCGTCCATGAACAGGTACTCCTTCCGGTTCCCGGACAAGGTGTCGCTCCTCGAGGCGTTCTTCAGGGGCGTGCCCAACGTGTACTCCGAGGACTTCCCgggcgcgccgccgccggtgccCGCGCCCAGGAAGGTCACGTCGGTGAGGAAGGTGAACTTCAACGACGTCGTGGAGGTGGTGCTGCAGAGCCAAGAGTTCAGCAGCGCCCTTGGCACCGAGAACCATCCGATCCACTTGCACGGGTTCAACTTCTTCGTGCTGGCGCAGGGGCTCGGGCGATTCGATCCCTCCATGAAGAGCAAGTACAATCTCGTGAACCCGCAGGTGCGCAACACCATCGCCGTGCCGGCCGGCGGCTGGGCCGTCATCCGTTTCACGGCGGACAATCCAG GTATCTGGTTCATGCACTGTCACTTGGACGCCCATCTGCCGTTGGGGCTGGCATTGGTCTTCGAGGTGCTCGATGGTCCGGCGCCGAATCTGCTTCCTCCACCTCCCGCGGACTTTCCCAAGTGTCACTGA